Proteins encoded by one window of Blautia argi:
- a CDS encoding excisionase codes for MNNETQVQIQNKFCLTIDEAVIYFNIGEKKLRKLVSDNLDSGFIIQNGVKFLIKRKRFEDFLNDLTAI; via the coding sequence ATGAATAATGAAACACAGGTACAGATACAAAATAAGTTTTGTTTAACGATTGATGAAGCAGTAATTTATTTTAATATTGGAGAAAAGAAATTAAGAAAACTTGTTTCAGATAATTTGGACTCCGGTTTTATTATTCAAAATGGAGTGAAGTTTCTTATCAAAAGGAAACGATTTGAAGATTTTCTGAATGACCTGACAGCAATTTAA